A portion of the Algimonas porphyrae genome contains these proteins:
- a CDS encoding BON domain-containing protein — translation MFRSARTLSLVLLGATMLSGCALATAGIKKGDERNFVRSLQDVNAGRAIEARMKRAHDYSLSGIDVEVAEGVVLLSGNAPRKEDRIEAARIAWSAPQVEQVGNEVMIRDKQGFVRNAKDGLLEKSVRARLVADKYVKARNFNIETHDGIVYLMGVARTDAELERAARIASLTRGTLEVVSYARIADIQVQPDMGPVERQAELMAPTPVVPTQRDLPDFVTRAPLPQQDRSDIPAPMRAAPMNEPIPYRDPQPAIPYDLGQTDVPALPAPDPNAPPYYIDPETGRQIPVKVLTPGQPDE, via the coding sequence ATGTTTAGATCTGCTCGTACCCTCTCCCTTGTGCTGCTTGGCGCGACCATGCTTTCGGGTTGCGCCCTGGCGACGGCAGGGATCAAGAAAGGCGATGAACGCAATTTCGTCCGCTCGCTGCAGGATGTGAATGCAGGCCGCGCGATCGAAGCGCGCATGAAACGCGCCCACGATTATTCCCTGTCCGGTATCGATGTCGAAGTCGCCGAAGGAGTGGTTCTGCTATCCGGCAATGCGCCGCGCAAGGAAGACCGGATCGAAGCGGCCCGGATCGCTTGGTCCGCCCCGCAGGTTGAACAGGTCGGCAATGAAGTCATGATCCGTGACAAACAGGGTTTCGTGCGCAATGCCAAGGACGGGCTGCTGGAAAAATCCGTGCGAGCGCGTCTGGTCGCCGACAAATATGTCAAGGCGCGCAATTTCAATATCGAGACGCATGACGGCATCGTCTATCTGATGGGTGTGGCGCGGACGGATGCAGAGCTGGAACGGGCGGCGCGGATTGCCTCGCTGACGCGCGGGACGCTCGAAGTCGTGTCCTACGCCCGGATTGCTGACATACAGGTCCAACCGGATATGGGTCCCGTGGAAAGACAGGCTGAACTGATGGCGCCGACTCCGGTTGTTCCGACGCAGCGTGACCTGCCCGATTTCGTTACCCGCGCGCCCCTGCCGCAGCAGGACCGGTCGGACATTCCCGCCCCGATGCGCGCGGCCCCGATGAACGAACCGATCCCGTATCGTGATCCGCAGCCCGCCATTCCCTATGATCTGGGCCAGACCGACGTCCCGGCCTTGCCGGCGCCCGATCCGAATGCACCACCCTATTATATCGACCCGGAAACCGGTCGTCAGATTCCGGTCAAAGTGCTCACGCCTGGGCAGCCGGACGAATAG
- a CDS encoding YraN family protein, whose amino-acid sequence MTERRQRAERAGRRAETLVALYLRLTGHRIVAQRYKTRSGEADLIARRGRTLIIIEVKQRARADHAVDPVTARSEERIIRAGEQFLSRHPHYVEAGYALRYDIVIVLGRWRIRHQRDMFRGW is encoded by the coding sequence GTGACCGAGCGGCGTCAGCGTGCGGAGCGGGCGGGCCGCCGCGCCGAAACGCTTGTAGCGCTTTATCTGCGCCTGACCGGGCACCGCATTGTCGCACAGCGCTACAAGACACGGTCCGGGGAAGCGGACCTGATCGCCCGGCGCGGTCGCACCCTGATCATTATTGAAGTCAAGCAGCGCGCCCGCGCCGATCATGCTGTCGATCCGGTCACGGCGCGGTCCGAAGAACGGATCATCCGGGCGGGCGAACAGTTCCTGTCGCGCCATCCTCACTATGTCGAAGCGGGCTACGCCTTGCGCTATGATATCGTGATCGTGCTGGGACGCTGGCGCATCCGGCATCAGCGCGACATGTTCAGAGGTTGGTGA